The following DNA comes from Methanothrix sp..
TATTGTGGGGAGGGCGCTTCCCGACGTTCGAGACGGATTGAAGCCCGTCCACCGCCGCATTCTCTATGCCATGTATGAGCAGGGGATGACCCACGATCAGCCCTACAAGAAGTCCGCCCGCGTGGTGGGCGATGTGATGGGCAAGTACCATCCCCATGGCGATGCCGCCATATATGAGACCATGGTCAGAATGGCCCAGACCTTCTCCATGCGTTATCCCCTGATCGACGGTCAGGGCAACTTCGGCTCCATCGATGGTGATCCGGCAGCAGCCATGCGCTACACCGAGGTGCGGCTCTCCCGCATTGCCGGGGAGATGCTGCAGGACATAGATAAAGATACTGTGGACTTTGCGCCCAACTACGACAACTCGCTGAAGGAGCCGACGGTCCTTCCGGGAAAGCTCCCCAACCTGCTTCTCAATGGCTCGACCGGCATTGCTGTGGGCATGGCGACCAATATACCTCCCCACAATCTGAACGAGCTGGCGGGGGCGATCATCCATCTGATAGACAATCCCGAGGCATCAATGGCTGAGCTGATGCACCACTTGCCGGGCCCTGACTTTCCCACAGGTGGTTATATTGTGGGCCGGGCAGGGATCGAGTCCGCCTATCTGACCGGCAGGGGGAGCATAATCCTCCAGGCCAGGTCGGAGATGGAGGAGGGGCCAAAGGGCAGCAAGATCATCTTCACTGAGCTTCCCTACCAGGTGAACAAGTCCAAGTTGATTGAGGATACAGCGGAGATGGTGAAGAGGGGGCGGCTGGAGGGCATATCCGATCTGCGGGATGAGTCGGACAAGGAAGGCATTCGCCTGGTGGTGGAGGTCAAGGCCGGATTCAATGCCAATGTGGTCTTAAACCAGTTGCATAAACATACTGCTCTGCAGACCAGCTACGGCATCAACAATATGGTGCTGGTGGACGGCATGCCCAAGATCCTCTCCTTGAAGGAGACATTGGAGCAGTACATCTACTACCGCTCCATTGTGGTGGAGAGGCGCACCCGCTTCGAGCTGGATGCGGCTGAAAAGAGGGCTCATATCCTGGCCGGCCTGCTCATCGCCCTGAAGAGCATCGATGAGGTGATAAGGATCATCAAGGCCGCACCCAGCCCGGCCGAGGCCAGGAGTGGTCTGATTGAGGCATTCCTCCTCTCTGAGGAGCAGGCGAAGGCCATTTTGGACATGAGGCTGCAGAGGCTCACTGGCCTGGAGCAGGAGAAGATAGCCTCCGAGGCAGCAGAGCTGGAGCGGCAGATAGAGAGGCTCCGGCAGATCCTCTCCAGCAACCTGGAGATACTGGGCATCATCAAGGATGAGCTGACGGAGCTTATAAGCAAGTATGGCGATGAGCGGCGCACCCAGATCATCGAGGCCGAGGGCGAGGTCACCCATGAGGATCTCATTCAGGAGGAGGAGGTGGCAGTGACCATCACCAGCTCCGGATACATCAAACGCCAGCCCCTCAATGCCTATCGCATGCAGAGAAGGGGTGGACGGGGGGTGATAGGGGCTGAGACCAAGACAGAGGAGTTTGTGACCGACGTGTCCACCGCCTCCACCAAGGACTATCTTCTCTTCTTCACCGATAAGGGCAAAGCCCACTGGCTCAAGGTCTATGAGGTGCCCTCTTTGGGGAGAGTGGCGCGGGGCAAGTCAATAGTGAACCTTCTCCATCTGGAGCCTGATGAGAGGATCACCGGGGCCATTCCGGTGAAGAGCTTCGAGGCGGGCTACATCGTTCTGGTCACAAGAAGCGGCAATATTGTGAAGATGCCCTGCGGGCCTTCTCCAATCCCCGCAAGGGTGGGATAAAAGCAGTGAATCTGAAGGGGGACAGCCTGGTCTCGGCCAAGCTCACCAACGGAGAGAAGGAGCTGCTGGTGGCCACCAAGTATGGCAAAGCCATCCGCTTCAAGGAGGGGGATGTGCGTGCCTCCAACCGGGGGACCATGGGGGTCAAGGCGATCAGCCTCAATATGGGGGACGAGCTGATCAGCATGGATGTGATCGAGCCCGACTCAGGCTCGACGCTGCTCACCATCACCAATCTGGGCTATGGCAAGAGGACTGACCTCAAGGAGTATCCCTCGCAGAGGCGGGGGGGCAAGGGGGTTAAGAACATCGATGCCCGCAAGGGGTATGTCTGCTGCACCACCACCGTCTTCGAGGAGGACGAGCTGCTCATCACCACCAAAGATGGGGTGATGATCAGGATCCCGGCGAGCGACATCCGGGTGCAGGGCCGCTCCACCCAGGGGGTGCGGATCATGGCGGTCAAGCCGGGGGACGAGGTGGCGGCGATAGCCAGGATAAGCTAGGGGACCGGGCCGGGCAAGGGCCTATGCACTGCCCGCAGATAGGAGCGGCTGCCCTTCTGCGCTTGCGTGGCCCTGAATTCTTCCAGGCCGCGCAAAGGATGCCAATCACCTATCTGCTGGATATTATGCACCTGTCTGAGAGCAAGTAGCCGGTTATGTCGTGCATCATGTAACCCCGTGCTCGTGGATGATCGAGCAGGGGATGGGATATCGTGGTGGACCTTAGAGGAGAAGAGGGTAGCAGAGGGGCTGATTATAGGAATATGCGTATAATAATTTTAGTTGAATAACCTTGAAGGACTGATGCTATCTCAGCGGGAACTGAGATTCAAGCGATCAATTTTTGTGCTAGAAAGAAATACTCCCAAAAGTCATTGAAATGAAGGAAAAAAATACAAGCAAAACATCGCGTTTCGGGTTCAGGCTCGAAAAGGTTGGAATACATACTTCTCGCACCATAATGCTGGAGGATTTGCAGCATCTACTATCACATATCAACAATCCAGACGCTACAAGAAGCGATTATATCAGATAGGATAAATGATTATCACTTGAGGCTGGAAGAGAAGAAAGCCATAAAAAGTTCGTACGTGTTTAGCTCTCACATGGTTCTTAATATTTTCCCACCATGCCGAAATAAATTAGACCGGAAAAATTAAGTAATATTATGTCAATAATCTTTAATTGAGAGTATGGATCAATCAGAGATCATCCGTCAACTTCAAGCTCAAAATGAGCAATTAAGGCTTGAGAATGAATTTCTCAAAGCCAGGATCTGTGAGCTAGAAGCCCGTTTAGCTCAATATGAAAATGCCCACACTCCGCCAAGCCTGCGACGTGGCCGCAATCGCAAAAAGGATGTGACCAACAAGGGAAAGCCCGGCCAAAAAGTCGGGCATAAAGGTGTAACCAGACCCTCGGCTATCCCGGATAGCCAAGTTGAGGTTACAGCCGATCGATGCCCGGATTGCGGAGCAAAGCTTGCCCTTCCTTTTCGATTTGAGTCTAAGATTATCGAGGAAATTCCTGAACCACAGCCTGTCACAGTCACTGAATACAAAATAGCCCATTACATTTGTCCATGTTGTCGGAAGGAGGTCGTTGCATCCGATCCAAATTGCCCACATGAAGGCAAATTCGGAAACAACGTTATTGCGCAGGCGACGCTTATGAGATACGCGGATAGGTTGCCTCACAGAAAGATCCAGGATGCTCTGAAGAGAATGCATGGCCTGGTATTAAGCCCTGCTGCGATATTTGATCTGACTCGTCGCGCTGGGGAAGCAGTTAGGCCGGAATACGATGCCATCTTGGAAAGGATTCGTGGTGCTCCGATTCTTTACATAGATGAGACGGGGATTCATGTTCAGGGAGAAAAGCACTGGATCTGGGCGTTTACTACTCCATTTGAGACCTTTTTTGTAATTCGAAAAAGTCGAGGAACGAATGTCCTGATAGACGTCCTTACGCGGAAGTTCAAGGGGATAATTGTATGTGACGGATGGAAACCTTATGCTAGATTCACAAAAAGGTTGCAGCGATGTTGGGCGCATCTTCTTCGAGAATCAAAAGACCTTTCTGAGATGTTTGATGAAGCAGCTCCTTTGCATGAAGCACTCAAGGGACTTTATGAATCGCTGAACACGTCCTCAGAATGTGATCCTCCGCCAGAGGTGAGAATAAATATCTGGCAATCGGCACGAGAAGTGCTACAGCATTGGATCGACAGAGAGTACTTGGAAGTGAAGGTCCAAAAATTCATCCGCAAAATCTGCAATGGCTTTGACTACTGGTTCACGTTCATTCTAAATCCAGGCGTGGAGCCGACAAATAATAGAGCAGAGAGAGCTTTGCGGCCACATGTTGTGCTAAGAAAGATCTTGGGAACTTTGAGAAATAGCAAGGGAACTGCTATTCACGAGCTGATCATTACGGCGCTGACAACATGGGGACAGAGAGGATTGGATTGCCTCCAAATGCTAACCATAAGACTGGCTAGCTAAACACGTACAAAATTATAATCCAATAAGTTAAATTGGGCGCGGACATCTGCCCCAAAAAGGAGGTCCGTAATACTTTACCCCCTTTATGTAATAAAAAAGAGGCCTTGCCCCAGGAAAGCTCAGTCCATGATCTTCTGGGCCAGCCTTCTGTACACCTCGGCCTGAGGCGAGCCGGGCGCCCCTTCGATCACGGTCATGTTCTTTTCTTCACAGACCTGAATGATGGGGTCACGAGGAATTTCAGCCACCACTTCCGTGCCCATCTCCTGGGCTGCTCTCTTCACCATCTCTGACTCATTTGTGACTCCCCGGGCGTTGAGGATGACGCCCTTCAGCCGGGCGTATCCCCGGCCCTTGAACTGCTCCACCGCCTTGGCGATGTTCCTGGCGGCGAAGAGGGACATCTTCTCTCCAGAGGTCACTATATAGACCTCCTCTGCGTATCCTCTTCGGAGGGGCATGGCAAATCCGCCGCATACGACGTCTCCTAAAACATCATAAAAGACGACCTGGGGCTGATAGATCTCGTAGGCGTTTAGAGATTCGAGCTTCTCGAAAGAGGCAATTATGCCTCGTCCGGCGCACCCGACCCCAGGAGTTGGTCCGCCGCATTCTGCACAGAGCACGCCTCCAAAGCCTCGAAAGGCCATATCGTCGAGGGACGCCTCCCCTCCGCTTTCTCTCAGGGTGTCCAGAATGGTCGGCACCGGCCTTCCGTTCATCAGCATGCTGGTCGAATCGGCTTTCGGGTCGCATCCGATCTGCATCACCTTGTACCCCAATTCTCCCAGGGCCGCAGAAATGTTGGCGGTGGTGGTGGACTTTCCGATCCCCCCCTTACCATAGATGGCAATCTTCTTCATCTTCGAAACACCTCTGGATTCTGGTTGAGTCGGTTGAGGAAGGTCTGGGTGAGGTAGGCATGCCCCCGAAAACCGACAAAGGGCGTACCATTGAACCGGTAGAGGTGATCGAAGGCCGGAAAGGCGGCATGGATCTTGATAGGGACATCCTTTGCCAAGTAGAGGTCGTAGGAGTTTCCGAAGATCACCTGAGGATCGATCCTGGCGATCTCCTCCTCCAGGATCGCAGTATCTGGCCCGATCAGAATGTCGGGCGTGCCCCACCTCTTGAACTTCTCTTCGAATCTCGGATCTTCGGGGGACTTCGGCAGGACCACCAGGGGCGATTTCATCTCCCACTCCTCCACCATCAACCTGACCAATCCCAGGGCATAGTCGTAAGGACAGGATACCATCGCCCTCAGGTGATCGAATCTCTGAAGAGGGGTGGTGAGCTCCAGGATCGAAAATCCGTACCTTTCAAGCTCAGAGGCCAGGACACCTCGTCCCAGATCCAGGTCCAGCCTCTCTCCCACATCCTCCAGCCACTCCACCGTTCCCCTTATCCCAAAGGGAAGGCTGTAAAGGTGAGGAATCCCGAAACGCTCCTCCAGGATCCCGGCGGCTTCCAGCCCCACGTCCCTGGTTACCAGGTTCAGAGAGGCTGAAGCCATCTCTTCTATCTCGTCCGTGCTTGTTCGGCAGGTGAAGACGGTGTTCACCTCGGCGCCCAATAGCCCCAACAGCCGCTTCAGCTCGACCAGGTCCGAGACGTTGTTGAAAGAGTCGATGGTGGGGCCGATCATGTTGATGGAGAAGGGCTTTTTTTCTTTGGGCTCCTTTGCCACCTCTCTGGCCAAAGTGGAGAAGGCCTCCTTTATCCCCTGGGTATAGTCTCCTTTGAAGCCTCCGCCGGAGAAGGAGAGTAGCCTGGCCTTTGTGCGGGGCTGGATCTCCTCGATGACGCCGTCCAGGTCCAGGCCAATCACGGAGGTGACCCCCGTTGCCACCAGGGCGATGATCTTGGGGTGCAGGGTGCAATCGAGATCCTTCACCGCTCGTTTCAGCTTGTCCTCTCTCCCCATCACCACGTCATCCTCGTCCATCCCGCAGGAGAAGAGCTTCCCCTTCGGAGACTGCTTGTTCATTATCATGTAGTTGACGACGTTGTAGCTGCAGGTTCCCGTGGACCCGTGCTCCAGAACGAGGAGGTCTTCAACCCCTGAGAGACCCCACAATACCCCGAAGTAATCGGAGGGCACGGGATAGCTCTCCAGCTTTAGATCCATCCTAGATCGCCCTCCCGGCCAAAAGCCTCTCTTTGTACCTCAAGGCCCCAAAACCTGCCGGTTCCCGAACCATGAGACGCAGAATCTCATTGCTGGCCTCAAACCCCAGCCTGAAGTGGGATCGAATCAGCATGCAGGGTTGTATCCCCAGCTGGGCCAGGACTTTATAATCCATCCTCCCTATGCAGATCTCGGGCTTCAGCATAAAGAGAAGCTTATCCGTCTGAAGGGAGTTGTCCCCTCGGAAAAGGAGAGAATCGACCCCTTGGGCCAAAAGCCTTTGGGCATCCCTCCTGTCTTCTCTGGAGAGGTGGTGGATCATGATCACCACCGGCTCGATCCCCAGCTCGACCAGAAGAGAGGCGAAATCAAGGGTCCTACCTGGCTGGCCAGAGAGGGCACATCTCTTCCCGGAAAAACGGCCCTTCGTCTTAGTGATCAGATCTTCAGTCTCTCTCTTCAGATCATTTATCTCTTCATCGAGATCGATCCTCAAAGCCTCAGCCATCTTCTGGTACCATAGCTCGATTGAATCTGGATGATAGGGCTTTTCACAGTAGATGTACTCTGTTCCAAACTCCTCCTTCATCTTCTCGGCGAGCTTCAGGGCGTGATGGTCCAGGGCGATATTGAGCGAGACTCCGGGGGCGCGACTCAGATCCTCGGGGGTGCAGAAAGAGGGTACAATGTTCTTGATCTTAATTCCCGCAGATCCCAGCAGCCGTGCAAGCTCCGTCCTCCTCGCGTTCGGGGCCATAAAGCCCAGCAGGTTGACAGACCCCTCCTCCACCTCGCAGGGCTCCATCAACTCTGATAAGGACAAGAAGATGTTCTCGATGCCGGGGGATGCATTCTCGCAGGTGAAGTTGTCGGTGTGGATCACCAGCAGCCTGGCCTTCACCTCCCTTTGGATCTCCTCTACGGAGGCATCGAAATCCTCGCCCACGATCTCTTGCAGGCAGGTGGTGACCAAGAACAGCACCTGAGGGCGATATTTGCGGTCCACCTCCAAGATGGCCTCTCTGACCTTATCGTGAAATCCGAATATGATATCATCCTGGGAGTAGGTTAGAAAGAGGAGGGTGTTTGGCTGGGGATCGGAGGTTAAAGACCTGATGTTCGTGGTCAGCTTGGCGTTATACAGGCAGATGGCCGGGCCCAAGAGCAGACCATAGGAGTTTTTGATCAATGGAATTATGCCCGCCACGGCCCTGAAGGCGCAATGTGACCCTGGATATTGGGAGTCGGCTGGTTTGGGCAGGGCCCCGCCCTCCACGAACTCGCTCAGCCGGATGCATCTTCCCTCCATAGATATCTCTTCATAGTTCATCTCAGTTCGCCTCAAATCGAATTTGATATAAATATATGACTATAAATATTTGATCTGGTTATATTCTGTATCCCTATTCACTTCAGGATCTTCATCTGGCCGAAACGCTCATAGAGGTTATCCGAAATCCGATCAATGGTAGAGTCCTTTTTCTTCCTTCTGTAGGAAAAGCCGTCATTGCGACTATTATCCCGGTTCGTTTTGATCGGTTTTATAGGTATGATGTAAGGCGCATCTGATTGGGTTTTTATTGCAGCTTTAACGCCATAAATCGCCTCTATGTTCTCAGCGGTCAAAACCTCACCCGGATATCCGGCAACGATGATCTTCCCATCCTTCATCATAATCATTCTATCTGAATATCGTGACGCCAGATTAAGATCGTGAATGGCAACGATAGCTGTTATCCCTTTCCTTCTCACGAGATCCTGTATTATGTCCATGACCTCAAGCTGGCGTTTGATGTCCAGGTTAGAGGTGGGTTCGTCCAGTAACAGAACACTGGCCTCTTGAGCGAGAGCTCGCGCTATGAGAACTCTTTGCTGCTGGCCCCCGCTGAGCTCGTTAAAATACTTCAACGCGAACTGATCGATGTCCAGAAGCTCCAGTATTTCCCAGACGATCTCTTGATCCTCGTCGTTGGTATGGCAGCCTTGATGAGGCCTTCTTCCCATGATCACCGTATCGAAGACCGTAGTTGGAAAGCTTCTTTTTACGTTTTGTTGGACGTAGCCGACCTGTTTTGCAATCTCCATCCGGTCCATCTTCATGATCTCTTTGCGATCCAGGAGGATGCTTCCCCGCTGAGGCTTTAGCACCCGATCGATGCATTTGAGCAATGTGGACTTGCCGGAGCCGTTTGGCCCGGCGATGCTGAGCAACTTTGCCGACGCCACTTCCATGCATATATCGTCAAGAATTGGAACGCTGCTGTAACTGAAGGTAAGGCCGTTGATCTGCAGCTTGATCATCATTTTACCAGTACTCCCTCCTCCGGGTCAATATCAGATAGAAGAAGAAGGGGACCCCCAGAATGGAGGTCATGATCCCTACAGGGATGATTATGGGCGGGATGATGTTCATTCCGAGGATGTCTGAGGATACCAGTATTATGGCTCCAAGAAGGCCGGAAGCAGGAAGCTGGAACCGGTGGTCGGAACCAATAATCATCCGGGACATATGGGGTGCCACCAGCCCTACAAACCCAATCGGCCCGACGAAGGCGACCACGCTTGCTACAAGAAAGCTGGCCACAGTCATCACAAACATCCTCAGCTTTCCAGCATCAATCCCCAGGCTCTTGGCGGTCTCATCGCCCGCGGTCATTATGTTCAGATCCCTCAATTTTGGTGTCACCAGGATCATGCAGATGAGGATAGTAAGACTGACGAGGGATAGTTCACTCCAGCCGAATGTACCCAGGTCGCCCTGACCGAACGCTTGTGTCGCTTCCTTCTGTTCAGTGGTTGCAAAGTACCGGAAAAGGTCACTTGCCGCTCGGAAAACGTAGTTCAATGCGATCCCGGCGAGGATTAGCAACTCTACCGTCCCTCCTTTTATGGCAGAGATGCCTATTATTATCATCGAGGTCAAAAATGCAAAGATGAAGGCGTTTCCGATAACTGCATACATCCCGCCGAAGATGGCGAAATCCAGAATAATCGCCAAGGAGACGCCGAAGTTGGCGCCGGCTGAAATCCCCAAAGTGAAGGGGCTGGCCAGCGGGTTTCTGAGCACGGCCTGCATGATACATCCTGCAACACCCAGGCCGAAACCGGCCGCGAGCCCCCACATGATCCTCGGGAGCCTGATGTTCCAGATGACGAGCTCTGTAAGCCGGTTCATGCCGAGATCGGTGGACAGAACCCTCTGAATTATGGTCCTGTACACCTCCAATACGGTGATCTCCAGCGGGCCAAAGGTTACGCTTACCCCCACCAGGAAAACTGCCAGGACCACTAGGACAAGCATAAACAGTATTTTTCTTCCAACGAACTTGTCAAAATCTCTCTGAACATCTGACTTCTTTCCAGTGCGGGATGAAGTGTACCTGAAAGCCTTTGTCATCCCTACCTCTCAGCGACCGCCTTCGCCAAGCCGACAGTGGAGCTGATCTCCATTGAAGCTTTGGCGCTATCTGAGCCCGTGGATACCACAATCAAATTTTTCTCCTTGGCAATCTCAGTCAGGGTCTGAAACTCTCTTAACTTCAATGCGCTTGGCTTGTTTTCATACATATCTGCAGCCTCATTCATCATCTTTGAGGACAGAAGCTCTCCTTCCGCCAGGATTATGCGGGCTCTCTTCTCTCTCTCAGCCTCAGCCTGGCGAGCTATAGCGCGCAACATGTTCTCAGGCAGGGAGACGTCTCTCATAGTGACCATGACCACATGCATACCCCAAGGCTCGGTTATCGAGTCTAATATCTCCTTAATCCTCAGGTTGAGGTCGTCTCTGTCCGAAAGGATTGTATCCAGCTCGTTTTGACCCAGGATGTCTCGCAGAGTGGTCTGCGCCAGGAGAAGTGTAGCAGCCTCGAAGTCTTCCACTTCGATGATGGCCTTGGTGGCATCGATCACCTTGTAGTAGATGACCGCGTCCACATCGAGGGTGACATTGTCACAGGAGATCACCGTCTGCTTGGGAACATCCAGCTCTCTCACCCTTAAATCGACCTTAACGATCCTGTCTGCGATAGGAATGATGAAGAACAGTCCCGGACCTCTCTCTCCCAGGAGTTTTCCGAACCTGAAGACTACTGCTCGTTCATATTGCCTGGTGATCTTAGCTGAACTGATCAAGATCAAAGCCACCAGAAATGCTCCTGCCAGGAGGGCGAGGTTCAAGTCCATGCTAGGTCACCGCAATTCACTTTTCCCATCCCTCTGCCACCAGATCAACACGTCTTTGGA
Coding sequences within:
- the gyrA gene encoding DNA gyrase subunit A → MTEVHVNITEEMKSSYIDYAMSVIVGRALPDVRDGLKPVHRRILYAMYEQGMTHDQPYKKSARVVGDVMGKYHPHGDAAIYETMVRMAQTFSMRYPLIDGQGNFGSIDGDPAAAMRYTEVRLSRIAGEMLQDIDKDTVDFAPNYDNSLKEPTVLPGKLPNLLLNGSTGIAVGMATNIPPHNLNELAGAIIHLIDNPEASMAELMHHLPGPDFPTGGYIVGRAGIESAYLTGRGSIILQARSEMEEGPKGSKIIFTELPYQVNKSKLIEDTAEMVKRGRLEGISDLRDESDKEGIRLVVEVKAGFNANVVLNQLHKHTALQTSYGINNMVLVDGMPKILSLKETLEQYIYYRSIVVERRTRFELDAAEKRAHILAGLLIALKSIDEVIRIIKAAPSPAEARSGLIEAFLLSEEQAKAILDMRLQRLTGLEQEKIASEAAELERQIERLRQILSSNLEILGIIKDELTELISKYGDERRTQIIEAEGEVTHEDLIQEEEVAVTITSSGYIKRQPLNAYRMQRRGGRGVIGAETKTEEFVTDVSTASTKDYLLFFTDKGKAHWLKVYEVPSLGRVARGKSIVNLLHLEPDERITGAIPVKSFEAGYIVLVTRSGNIVKMPCGPSPIPARVG
- a CDS encoding DNA gyrase C-terminal beta-propeller domain-containing protein, whose protein sequence is MNLKGDSLVSAKLTNGEKELLVATKYGKAIRFKEGDVRASNRGTMGVKAISLNMGDELISMDVIEPDSGSTLLTITNLGYGKRTDLKEYPSQRRGGKGVKNIDARKGYVCCTTTVFEEDELLITTKDGVMIRIPASDIRVQGRSTQGVRIMAVKPGDEVAAIARIS
- the tnpC gene encoding IS66 family transposase yields the protein MDQSEIIRQLQAQNEQLRLENEFLKARICELEARLAQYENAHTPPSLRRGRNRKKDVTNKGKPGQKVGHKGVTRPSAIPDSQVEVTADRCPDCGAKLALPFRFESKIIEEIPEPQPVTVTEYKIAHYICPCCRKEVVASDPNCPHEGKFGNNVIAQATLMRYADRLPHRKIQDALKRMHGLVLSPAAIFDLTRRAGEAVRPEYDAILERIRGAPILYIDETGIHVQGEKHWIWAFTTPFETFFVIRKSRGTNVLIDVLTRKFKGIIVCDGWKPYARFTKRLQRCWAHLLRESKDLSEMFDEAAPLHEALKGLYESLNTSSECDPPPEVRINIWQSAREVLQHWIDREYLEVKVQKFIRKICNGFDYWFTFILNPGVEPTNNRAERALRPHVVLRKILGTLRNSKGTAIHELIITALTTWGQRGLDCLQMLTIRLAS
- a CDS encoding nitrogenase iron protein NifH gives rise to the protein MKKIAIYGKGGIGKSTTTANISAALGELGYKVMQIGCDPKADSTSMLMNGRPVPTILDTLRESGGEASLDDMAFRGFGGVLCAECGGPTPGVGCAGRGIIASFEKLESLNAYEIYQPQVVFYDVLGDVVCGGFAMPLRRGYAEEVYIVTSGEKMSLFAARNIAKAVEQFKGRGYARLKGVILNARGVTNESEMVKRAAQEMGTEVVAEIPRDPIIQVCEEKNMTVIEGAPGSPQAEVYRRLAQKIMD
- a CDS encoding nitrogenase component 1 — protein: MDLKLESYPVPSDYFGVLWGLSGVEDLLVLEHGSTGTCSYNVVNYMIMNKQSPKGKLFSCGMDEDDVVMGREDKLKRAVKDLDCTLHPKIIALVATGVTSVIGLDLDGVIEEIQPRTKARLLSFSGGGFKGDYTQGIKEAFSTLAREVAKEPKEKKPFSINMIGPTIDSFNNVSDLVELKRLLGLLGAEVNTVFTCRTSTDEIEEMASASLNLVTRDVGLEAAGILEERFGIPHLYSLPFGIRGTVEWLEDVGERLDLDLGRGVLASELERYGFSILELTTPLQRFDHLRAMVSCPYDYALGLVRLMVEEWEMKSPLVVLPKSPEDPRFEEKFKRWGTPDILIGPDTAILEEEIARIDPQVIFGNSYDLYLAKDVPIKIHAAFPAFDHLYRFNGTPFVGFRGHAYLTQTFLNRLNQNPEVFRR
- a CDS encoding nitrogenase component 1, which encodes MNYEEISMEGRCIRLSEFVEGGALPKPADSQYPGSHCAFRAVAGIIPLIKNSYGLLLGPAICLYNAKLTTNIRSLTSDPQPNTLLFLTYSQDDIIFGFHDKVREAILEVDRKYRPQVLFLVTTCLQEIVGEDFDASVEEIQREVKARLLVIHTDNFTCENASPGIENIFLSLSELMEPCEVEEGSVNLLGFMAPNARRTELARLLGSAGIKIKNIVPSFCTPEDLSRAPGVSLNIALDHHALKLAEKMKEEFGTEYIYCEKPYHPDSIELWYQKMAEALRIDLDEEINDLKRETEDLITKTKGRFSGKRCALSGQPGRTLDFASLLVELGIEPVVIMIHHLSREDRRDAQRLLAQGVDSLLFRGDNSLQTDKLLFMLKPEICIGRMDYKVLAQLGIQPCMLIRSHFRLGFEASNEILRLMVREPAGFGALRYKERLLAGRAI
- a CDS encoding ABC transporter ATP-binding protein, which encodes MMIKLQINGLTFSYSSVPILDDICMEVASAKLLSIAGPNGSGKSTLLKCIDRVLKPQRGSILLDRKEIMKMDRMEIAKQVGYVQQNVKRSFPTTVFDTVIMGRRPHQGCHTNDEDQEIVWEILELLDIDQFALKYFNELSGGQQQRVLIARALAQEASVLLLDEPTSNLDIKRQLEVMDIIQDLVRRKGITAIVAIHDLNLASRYSDRMIMMKDGKIIVAGYPGEVLTAENIEAIYGVKAAIKTQSDAPYIIPIKPIKTNRDNSRNDGFSYRRKKKDSTIDRISDNLYERFGQMKILK
- a CDS encoding iron ABC transporter permease; amino-acid sequence: MTKAFRYTSSRTGKKSDVQRDFDKFVGRKILFMLVLVVLAVFLVGVSVTFGPLEITVLEVYRTIIQRVLSTDLGMNRLTELVIWNIRLPRIMWGLAAGFGLGVAGCIMQAVLRNPLASPFTLGISAGANFGVSLAIILDFAIFGGMYAVIGNAFIFAFLTSMIIIGISAIKGGTVELLILAGIALNYVFRAASDLFRYFATTEQKEATQAFGQGDLGTFGWSELSLVSLTILICMILVTPKLRDLNIMTAGDETAKSLGIDAGKLRMFVMTVASFLVASVVAFVGPIGFVGLVAPHMSRMIIGSDHRFQLPASGLLGAIILVSSDILGMNIIPPIIIPVGIMTSILGVPFFFYLILTRRREYW
- a CDS encoding slipin family protein translates to MDLNLALLAGAFLVALILISSAKITRQYERAVVFRFGKLLGERGPGLFFIIPIADRIVKVDLRVRELDVPKQTVISCDNVTLDVDAVIYYKVIDATKAIIEVEDFEAATLLLAQTTLRDILGQNELDTILSDRDDLNLRIKEILDSITEPWGMHVVMVTMRDVSLPENMLRAIARQAEAEREKRARIILAEGELLSSKMMNEAADMYENKPSALKLREFQTLTEIAKEKNLIVVSTGSDSAKASMEISSTVGLAKAVAER